One genomic window of Danio rerio strain Tuebingen ecotype United States chromosome 24, GRCz12tu, whole genome shotgun sequence includes the following:
- the csrnp1b gene encoding cysteine/serine-rich nuclear protein 1b isoform X1, giving the protein MSGVLKRKYEEVAEDPCYSSSSPSSLSSSAYSEWDSDGESCYSDTLDSTPSNPSSPATSLNTTSILKKAKRTRRGNVQFDQVTVFFFPRCQGFTSVPSRGGCTLGMMQRHSAQRRYTLAEFAIAQRHLRREKLKNRMREEKLEALKLKLTKNGTQESEEAEKLTVDDIPEDEIDLSGVNVDDGSFLHPYPSKKRYAILKAAGVKKIDREEKRQLHELRTSREDCGCDCQGFCEPETCSCSLAGIKCQMDHSSFPCGCTKDGCGNTQGRIEFNSSRVHTHYIHTIMKLELEKRLEEHTTETPPETHPDSSSLNQPAEISSTPDMPTFHFNSELLSTGENSCSSDMTDSSSSSGQSEDSESVENVPSEQSPLDVDENGLTRILSFSDTDNEDCSIRERNDNCDYQQKKSEGSMGYGIFSTEDDKLNMSQTDNSRTAMSELLDENANQGNGLFHSSFIPHTPSPSIDHSASYMDLSLSSESDLEFFDGFPCLGPSSLYNSLKEYEHVDNFFQFQLPTYPSLPQAVDPGTCLLESLIGLSDSVPEPPTTFTDNQMLEDAMKLSVMESLKV; this is encoded by the exons ATGAGCGGGGTTCTCAAGAGGAAGTATGAGGAGGTGGCGGAGGACCCGTGCTACTCCTCCTCATCCCCctcctctctctcctcctctgccTACTCAGAGTGGGACTCAGATGGGGAGAGCTGCTACTCGGACACCCTGGATTCGACCCCCAGTAACCCTAGCTCCCCAGCAACATCCTTAAACA CAACATCTATCCTGAAGAAGGCTAAGCGCACACGGCGAGGCAACGTGCAGTTTGACCAGGTTACGGTTTTCTTCTTTCCTCGTTGCCAGGGCTTCACCAGCGTGCCCAGTCGGGGAGGTTGCACCCTTGGCATGATGCAAAGGCACAGTGCCCAACGTCGCTACACATTGGCAGAGTTTGCGATAGCACAGCGCCACCTACGGCGAGAGAAACTCAAAAATCGAATGAGGGAGGAAAAACTGGAAGCCCTTAAGCTAAAG CTCACCAAAAACGGTACCCAAGAGTCTGAAGAAGCTGAAAAGTTAACTGTCGATGATATCCCAGAGGATGAAATTGACCTCAGTGGAGTAAATGTGGATGACGGCTCCTTCCTGCATCCATACCCCTCAAAGAAAAGGTACGCCATCCTTAAAGCTGCTGGTGTGAAGAAAATCGATAGAGAAGAGAAACGTCAACTTCATGAGCTGCGGACATCGAGAGAAGACTGCGGATGTGACTGTCAAGGCTTCTGTGAGCCAGAGACCTGCAGCTGTAGTTTGGCTGGGATCAAATGTCAG ATGGACCACTCATCCTTCCCATGTGGCTGCACTAAAGATGGCTGTGGGAACACACAAGGTCGCATCGAGTTCAACTCTAGCCGAGTTCATACCCACTACATCCACACTATCATGAAGCTGGAGCTGGAAAAACGCTTGGAGGAGCACACGACAGAGACGCCTCCTGAAACTCATCCAGACAGCAGTTCCCTAAACCAACCAGCAGAGATCAGCAGCACGCCAGACATGCCAACATTTCACTTTAACTCAGAGCTACTATCCACAGGAGAGAACAGCTGCAGCAGTGACATGACCGATTCGTCTAGTTCCTCAGGCCAGAGCGAGGATTCTGAATCTGTTGAAAATGTTCCAAGTGAACAGTCGCCGCTGGACGTTGACGAAAACGGACTTACAAGAATCCTAAGCTTTAGCGACACAGACAATGAAGACTGTTCTATCAGGGAGCGCAATGACAACTGTGACTACCAACAGAAAAAGAGCGAAGGGTCGATGGGTTATGGCATCTTCAGTACAGAGGACGACAAGCTCAACATGTCACAAACAGACAACAGTCGCACAGCCATGTCTGAACTTTTAGACGAGAACGCTAATCAAGGTAACGGACTATTCCACAGCAGCTTCATCCCACATACGCCCTCGCCTTCCATCGATCATTCGGCCAGCTACATGGACCTTAGCCTGTCATCCGAGTCAGACTTAGAATTCTTTGATGGATTTCCTTGTTTGGGACCGAGCTCGCTATACAACTCCCTAAAGGAGTATGAGCACGTGGACAACTTCTTTCAGTTCCAGTTGCCTACCTACCCCAGCCTTCCTCAAGCTGTCGACCCAGGAACATGTCTCCTGGAGTCTCTGATCGGCTTGTCAGATTCTGTCCCAGAACCTCCGACTACTTTCACGGACAATCAAATGCTAGAAGATGCCATGAAGCTGTCAGTGATGGAGTCTTTAAAGGTCTAA
- the csrnp1b gene encoding cysteine/serine-rich nuclear protein 1b (The RefSeq protein has 3 substitutions compared to this genomic sequence), with the protein MSGVLKRKYEEVEEDPCYSSSSPSSLSSSAYSEWDSDGESCYSDTLDSTPSNPSSPATSLNTTSILKKAKRTRQGNVQFDQVTVFFFPRCQGFTSVPSRGGCTLGMMQRHSAQRRYTLAEFAIAQRHLRREKLKNRMREEKLEALKLKLTKNGTQESEEAEKLTVDDIPEDEIDLSGVNVDDGSFLHPYPSKKRYAILKAAGVKKIDREEKRQLHELRTSREDCGCDCQGFCEPETCSCSLAGIKCQMDHSSFPCGCTKDGCGNTQGRIEFNSSRVHTHYIHTIMKLELEKRLEEHTTETPPENHPDSSSLNQPAEISSTPDMPTFHFNSELLSTGENSCSSDMTDSSSSSGQSEDSESVENVPSEQSPLDVDENGLTRILSFSDTDNEDCSIRERNDNCDYQQKKSEGSMGYGIFSTEDDKLSTQEHVSWSL; encoded by the exons ATGAGCGGGGTTCTCAAGAGGAAGTATGAGGAGGTGGCGGAGGACCCGTGCTACTCCTCCTCATCCCCctcctctctctcctcctctgccTACTCAGAGTGGGACTCAGATGGGGAGAGCTGCTACTCGGACACCCTGGATTCGACCCCCAGTAACCCTAGCTCCCCAGCAACATCCTTAAACA CAACATCTATCCTGAAGAAGGCTAAGCGCACACGGCGAGGCAACGTGCAGTTTGACCAGGTTACGGTTTTCTTCTTTCCTCGTTGCCAGGGCTTCACCAGCGTGCCCAGTCGGGGAGGTTGCACCCTTGGCATGATGCAAAGGCACAGTGCCCAACGTCGCTACACATTGGCAGAGTTTGCGATAGCACAGCGCCACCTACGGCGAGAGAAACTCAAAAATCGAATGAGGGAGGAAAAACTGGAAGCCCTTAAGCTAAAG CTCACCAAAAACGGTACCCAAGAGTCTGAAGAAGCTGAAAAGTTAACTGTCGATGATATCCCAGAGGATGAAATTGACCTCAGTGGAGTAAATGTGGATGACGGCTCCTTCCTGCATCCATACCCCTCAAAGAAAAGGTACGCCATCCTTAAAGCTGCTGGTGTGAAGAAAATCGATAGAGAAGAGAAACGTCAACTTCATGAGCTGCGGACATCGAGAGAAGACTGCGGATGTGACTGTCAAGGCTTCTGTGAGCCAGAGACCTGCAGCTGTAGTTTGGCTGGGATCAAATGTCAG ATGGACCACTCATCCTTCCCATGTGGCTGCACTAAAGATGGCTGTGGGAACACACAAGGTCGCATCGAGTTCAACTCTAGCCGAGTTCATACCCACTACATCCACACTATCATGAAGCTGGAGCTGGAAAAACGCTTGGAGGAGCACACGACAGAGACGCCTCCTGAAACTCATCCAGACAGCAGTTCCCTAAACCAACCAGCAGAGATCAGCAGCACGCCAGACATGCCAACATTTCACTTTAACTCAGAGCTACTATCCACAGGAGAGAACAGCTGCAGCAGTGACATGACCGATTCGTCTAGTTCCTCAGGCCAGAGCGAGGATTCTGAATCTGTTGAAAATGTTCCAAGTGAACAGTCGCCGCTGGACGTTGACGAAAACGGACTTACAAGAATCCTAAGCTTTAGCGACACAGACAATGAAGACTGTTCTATCAGGGAGCGCAATGACAACTGTGACTACCAACAGAAAAAGAGCGAAGGGTCGATGGGTTATGGCATCTTCAGTACAGAGGACGA CAAGCTGTCGACCCAGGAACATGTCTCCTGGAGTCTCTGA